The Nicotiana tomentosiformis chromosome 2, ASM39032v3, whole genome shotgun sequence genome includes the window agctctttcaggcggtaggaggccaattccactgcctctgtttcagtagcacgcataactttgagagtcttgtgcatctcatcaatgaaatgctagggatcttcctctgggttagtacccgtgaacactggaggatccaactagaGAAACCCGTTCACcttggaactagtagaatcccctggctgactagaagaagtaggcccaacactcgatctctgggcctgagaagccactatatgtgccaacatctgtatggctcccctaacatcaacatcaaaaataccagAATCGAAAGCTGGAGCTGGATGTGGAACTGGAATACCAGtcggagggaccgttgcaccctcagtaggtgtagggacaggtgcagtctgatcagttatagtagaatcaggcagtgtagtaactggaggaatatcctcactccttgggtgctcacccgcatcatcaattatatgatcaactgccactcctggggtgacattggccctttggccagttcttgcattCTTCTTAGGCGCCATATACTGAGAGATAGAGTAAAGCACCAGTTaacggaggaacaatcttacaatcagctttatcgcacgatcaaggacatgaaagaagggtattattcctaaatgcccatgtagcatcctaattatagatgtggtcgacaacacaccgatagtaaggactctactagacacggctccaagacatcctaggacactttaaaaccttaggctttgataccaaatttttcacgccccaaaatcgaggagcgcgaccggcgcttaaccgagtgaacctgaccgagcaagcctgttagattccttctacccaaatttattcgtgaataaagaggagatgtactccgttaatcaaatactaaagagatttcattcccattaacaacatcattcaatattttcaaaatagtacgtgtttatagatttaatgaaaaacatgttgccaaataccaacagttctaattcaatttcaacatcaaataccacccacaacctgtctacggagcctctaagtacaactgaagagtaatatgaaaatgccggcaacaaggccccggctatacctcaaccataaagtacatgagaaacaaaagatacatgatcccaaaatgaaatggggctcaccaaatcggttgaaaagagtgtactgctatcactgatcaatgccacctgctgtagaaccacctgcatccattaaagatacagcgccccccgcaaaagggacgttagtactgtcgaatagcactaatatgtatagctagaaatcctctttcaaaatagaatgcccatatgatctatacgtgaaacacataatataatgtaattgaaacaacctgtacaaacaaggacactaaaaaaaaggggcacctattgtctgcattaataatgtgtctcattagaccgtccttagtgttcacatatcatattatacacttatgcgtttcatagaccgtccatagtgtttattcacaCCGTACATCtctacctcttatacacaatgcacttatgcgtttcatagaccgtccacaggatttcatatcacaatggatttcataacacaatgtacttcATAACaaaatgtacctatgcgtttcatagaccgtccacagattttcataacacaatatacctatgcgtttcatagaccgtccataggttCTCATAACATAaggtacctatgcgttcatagaccgtccacatgatttcatatcataatgtacctatgcgttcatagaccatccacatgatttcatcataacacaatatacctatgcgagactgtccatagggtttcataacacattggaaacaaaagtacaaatacgtacatctcataacctttcaaccacttacaacattattatttcattggctctcttggccatacatatgattctttattcatggcgcaatggccgtattttatattccacactttcatttcttccctttcatagatcatcatcataattatcaacaagtagaatattccggaaatcacaactttaagttcattagtatgaaggctttaaacataatcgatttctttccaataaatggagtaaaatgattggcaatcgaagtacaaattaaaatcatacacaattttccctcacgaatatgtaagaatgcaaagcacattgaaagtcacttacaaagcatagcattagctaaaacaaccacatatgggcatcacttgagttcataaacttttagccgattatattgtcgaagtaaatttttggaatagttgagtcaaagctcatttcataatctttctcacattatttcattacatcggcaccattggccacaagtatacctttcactattggcacgttggccacactttatattcccaattcactgatttcacttccaaccatctttataggttatcaattaTAAGatattcccaatcaagactttagtcGTTTACAATCTTGAGCTTGGTAATAGTTTGGAAAGGTCCCTATTCACAGAGATCGAATTTGGGGGCAACAACTTTTTCCTCACGTCTTTTGCTCCCACGAAAACATTTTCAGAAAGAACAATAACAACTAAACTTCAATCCCAAACAATTCTGGTAAGctatataaattaaaaaaaattcattgTTTATGTCACCTCACTTAAGCCCCTCTCAGTCCAATATTATAAAGAACTGTTATAACAAATAAGACGACAAACACAAGCATATCTAAGAGGCTAAAGAAATCTATGACATTTCTCTGTTCGGCATGCAATAAGGTTGGTACGCACTTCTGGAGCTCCTATGAACCCTTTACTTCATTAATAGTGTAAAACCAAACAGTATAAGAGTCGTAAATATCAAAGAAACATTGAGTCTCTAGCTATAATTTTGTCCAACAAGACTTGCTGATTTACAGCTATCCAAGTATGTTTCCTTAAGTAATCATTTAGCAGGGGATCAAACACTTACGAAACACGTTTCTGTGTCCACCATGGAAAGAACACAAATCACTTTCGAACAGTGATATCACCGTTATGGAAAAGCTTCTGTGCAACATCACGATTCCTTGGCCAACTTTTGTGCAGTCATGAGGCTTTTTGTCAACCAGATTGCTGTCTCTCTAGACGACATTCCGTCATCCCCAAATGGTTTCAGCACACCTGCAAGCTCATCGATTTTTTCCTGCTTAAGAAGTCGTGCACAAACCTCCAAAAGAGACTCTAAAGCTTCAGCTCTTTGTTGAGTGAGATTCCCCCAATCATCTTTGCGCTCGCTACCAGCTAATGCGGCTAGTGACTTGAGCTGTGAAACCTTATTATCCAGTGCTTGAAGAGCATATTTCCTAGCCTGTTTCGTGTCATTAACCATTGTTGCTTTCTTTTCTAGCTCATCTTTATGTACAAGTGAACCATTGCTTTCAGTTGACATGCAGTCATTAGCAACTTCTCTACTCTCACTACCATTTTCAGTATCAGTGGCATAGCACCTTGGTTCTGCCACGGAATCTGGTTTTGCCGGCTGCGAATTTGATGAAGTGCTTTCTTCATCAAAGCACCGTGTTTTAACGCTGCAGATTTCACTAGACAATGTCATTCCGCTAGGCTTTCCGGAGATACTATCCACTACATTTGTCTCAGCTTCCTCATTGTCCGCTGGACTGCTCAACACCTCAAGCTCTTTTGTTTCACAACTTTCCCTATCACACTCTTCAAATTGTTTAACATGCTCAGGAGAAGCATGCTCTAGTTCCTCGGACCATGTTTTTGCCCTTGAACTTGAAGAGTTTGGTGTAGTCGTACTTCCCATTTGCCAGAGTCTCTCAGTTTGATCATCTCCATAGCAAATAGCTACCTGACTAGTCTCCCCACTTTTAGAATCCTCACTATCCTGAGAGATCCTAACTGAGTAGCTTGTTGGATCAACTCTCTTAGTCTCAAGTTTGGCTTTGAACGTATTATAATTGTCTGATAAGTTTCTCGGCTTTATGTTATCACTTTCATCAAAGTAAAGGACAGGTCTCTTCTCTTTTAGCTTCAACTGTCTGTCTCTGCTGTCTCTAGGACTGCTAGATTTTCCAGGTGATGGTCTTGCTTTCTCTTTTGTGCTGCTTGGGGACTTCACTGGAAGATACGCAGATGAAGGGTTGTGACACAAGAGGAGGTATGGTTGCAAATGTTGATGCCTTAACAACTCGGCAGCCTATAAGTTTGAGGTGAAAAAGATATCAGGATGAATGATGAATCTCTATTTAATAACATTTGAACACATGCCGCTTGCACTCACCGTAGGTCTGTGTTCTGAATTTTTCCTTAGCATGCTCTTTATTATCTGTTTCCTGCAAGCATTGAATCTGTTTTTTCAATTGACTGATTTGTTTTATTTGTGGCGTGATGAGAAGTTGCAATGCTAGTAGGAAATAAGAAACACTTGTTAAGGCTGGTACAGAAACAGAAGATACTTACAAGGTGGAGGAGTATATAATCGGAAGTGGTGACAAAGAACCCCGGTTTATTTTGTTGATAAGTCCAATCTTGTCCTGTTGAATCCATATCTCGTCAGCACATCATATAGAAAATATCATGATAaagaatttctttttttcttttatcggTAATAAGGATAATTTTCCAAGGTACTGTTTATGAAGTTCAGATAGCAGAAAGATCAACTTACAGGAGCTCTAAATGGTGGTTGATGTGCGGCAATCTCAAACATGCAGCATCCTAGAATCACGTTAAAACGTTATTCCTGTATTAGGGACATGATGCGAAGAGCAGGAAATAAATTACTCCGTCAACTTTCTTACCAAGCGACCATATATCAGATTTGTAGCCATAGGGCATACCGGCAAGGAGCTCAGGGCACATGTTGCTTGAAGTGCCAGCAGCCTGTTTTCAGCCAAGGAAATTGCATCAAATTTGTTCGGAAATTAAGGATTAGATGTACAACTCAGCATGTTTTTCTCAAATGTACTAAGCttggtggggtggggtggggtggggtgagCGCTTTATAATATGTTTACCACAGTATTTTATCCTTACAAGATGATTTTTGTaactgaaaaaaaaaactaattggTTTTCTCAGCAGTCAAGGGAGAAGGAATTTCTCTCTTGCTAAATAGAttttatattgaattatttgtttaggTGATAATAGTTGGTTGCCCGTAAATAAGAAGGTGCGTTTTTGCACTACAGAAACTCATACCGAGGAAGCAAAGCCTTCTGCATCTATCAATTTTGCTAACCCAAAACCACCTGTGAAAATGAAGTGAATTTGATTATGGGTAATAAAGGAGAAAACACACCCCAATCAAGCACTTGGTCTGGCATGCTTACCTAACCGGATGTCATTGTCCTTTGTGATGAATATGTTACATAGCTGAATGCAAAGTAGCTCATGTTAAAATATGTCATACTAAGAAAGTTTTTCTATTTCAGTGATTACAGCACATCTTTACCTTAAGGTCTCTATGATGAACGCGGTTGGAATGCAGATGCTCCAAAGCTAATAATAGCTGAGTCAGCCATTTGCAAAGTTTCTACAGAGGAACGGAAAACACAACAAAACAAACGCATGCTATGATTTAAGCTACTAGGAAGGCGCAGAGAAACTTCATAGGTATTGAAATTGCATCTAACTACCTCTTCAGGAAAAAGTGCTCCTCTAGACTTCCTTAAGATTTCTGCTCTGAAAACCGGAAAAAAAATTGCCACCATCCTTAGATTACACCAAAAAGAAGCTCTATAATTATCCTATTCATCTCTTGTTTTCAACTTCAATACTCCTTGTATCCTATTTTAATGACACCATTACTATTTGgagagtacaacaacaacatacccagtataatctcacaagtggggtttgggaagggtagtgtgtacgcaaaccttacccctacttgGCGAGGTAGAGtggttgttttcgatagaccctcggctcaagaaaaggtgaaaagagagaaaggaagaagaagacgaagaagaaagaggaagaagaaagaaagaataggggGACAAAGGACGATAAGGAAAAGGGGAAAAAGACAACTAcagtaacaacaataacaacaacaacaacaacaaaataacaagtaaaagaAAAAGTAGTATCAAATACTAACAAACTAGAAAATATGATACACAGAGCGAACGAAACAATAAGCAAATACTAGGGGTCAAAGAATACGAAAAAAAACAAGGGAGCTACTAATACTACTAAAAAGGAACGGGGAACTCTCGACTACCTACTAGCCAACTACCCTAAttttcgacctccacacccttctatcatgggtcatgtcctcagtgagctgaagtagcgccatatcctgcctaatcacctctccccaatacttcttcggccttCCTCTACCCGTTCTCGGCCCCGCCAccgccaacctctcacacctcctaacaggAGCATCCGTACTCTTCCTATGCACGTGCCCGAATTATCTCAGCCTACACTCCTGCATCTTGTCCTCCATGGGGGCGGAGAGTCAAACCATTAATTCTTTAAAGGCAAATTTGTCAGCATTTTAAAAATATGTTTACTTTAATATCTATACATATAAGTACATTTCTGTAATTCCTAaatatgtacaatttattttaaaatatttaattcacTATAATTAGATGTGTTGCCTCCTCGTACTCTGATCCTTCCATTCTTCTTGGTATGGAGTATTTGTGAAGCCTGTCTTTCATTCTCCAGATACTTGAAATTGCATACAGCAGAGGCTGGAAGCAGCCACAAATGCTTGGAGAAAAGGTCACCTCTACAAACAGGGGCGTACGCAGGAATTTTGTAAGCGGTGTCAAAATTTATAGAAGAACTGGAATATAACTTTGATTATCGTACTTCTAGACAAGAAATAGCCTTAGTCTATTGGTTTTGTTGAGTCTTAAGTTAGAACATGTCCTGAGTTCAATTATacaactacaacaacaataacccagtataatcccactagtgggatctggggagggtagtgtgtacgcagatcttaactctaccctagggtagagagactgtttccgatagaccctcggctccctccctccagaaactccccaccttgctcttggggtgactcgaactcacaaccttttggttggaagtggagggtgctcaccactagagcaacccactcttgtcaattaTACTTTAATCACAATTTTTAACCACAAAGGCTCTTTCAAATATTTGCAAAAGAAAATGTCCTAGTTGAGGTTTGAACCTTTGACCTCTTTGAGCAAAATCAAGCACATAACCAATGCGCCAAGACACACTTTACGTCAAGTGGTATCATTTTTTCCTACTTATTCGTTTCCTTAAGTAAAATTTTCCGACGAAGTGGTGTCGCGTGACACCACTTCGTTAAGCGTGCATCCGCCCCTGTCTACAAACACAGGTTAACCATATTGTACAAGAAAAATATAGACCTTGTCTGTGACGAAGAATTTACTTAAGCATTGTTTTTGCTTCCCTCATTTGGTGGATTCTTGTGTACTTTATTCTTATCTCGCACTATAAAATGGAGAGGACGGGGTACGCATCTAGAAAGGTTCAAAATCAGGGATAACCACTCACATGTTTCCATCTTCACAATAATTGGTAACGATGCATATACAGCTCCcctgaaagaaaaagaaagtcaaGCTTTTCTTGAACAGCGCAGCTTAAGTACAAATAATTGCTCCTAAGAAAGGATACTTTTTGCACTTTCAGATCCTATAACCGCAAAACTGGATAATATGATACCTTTTCAATCCAAGCATCTTTGTACTCCAAAATATATGGATGGCTTAGTTTAGCTATCAAATTCATCTGCAACAGAAAAATAACTGTCTATCATCAGATAGAAGAATATTTCCAAGCATATCATGCCTCCAAGTTAAACTTTTGATATAGTAAATTATATGATGAGCTGAAGATTTTGTATTTAAATGCGCTTGGATTCAAAAGTAAGACTGAAGTAACTAAGAGCTCGTTTGGTACGATTGATAAGGGATAATTAATCCtgggattaaatttgagatgagtttatcccaCGTTTGAAAAATTGCGGTATAACTattgtagtgttatttttatcCCCATGGGATGGTGGGATAACAATCCCGGGATAACTAATCTTAGGATAACTTGTTTCCCGACCAATGACCCCTAAGAGCCTAAGAGTGTCCATAGTCCATACTGCCTATTCGTCAAAGTGAATATTTGATAGAGATATGTATAGTGCTTTGCGACCACATTATCCGCTTCTAGGGAAAATCTAAGGTGCAAAGTGCTTTAAAAGTCTGGACTCATATCATATGAAGTTTGAAATGCGGTTAACATGGTAAAATAAATATAGAGTTTCTAGCCATCCACTATGAGCTCTACAGATAAGTGAGAGTTTACAATTACAATATAAGTTTCTGTTTTTTAAGGTCAACAGAGATAGCTTCAATCTAAGATTTTGGTTTGGATTGGTCCCACATAGATATCTCACACTAGTTTTCATCCTTTCTTCTCCATCTACAAGCATGAAATTTCCATCTTTACTTCTAGAGCAAAAAATTCTACTTTAAATATGATGTAGCTCATCCTCCAAAAGATTTATCCTTCGAATGCAAACCTTGTGTTAATACACTTGGGACCTATATTGCTCATCGGGTGCAAACTGGCCCTTATGCGGAGAACATGTCAATAAATGGTGTTTCATATCTACTTTACCATTTATAGGTTAGGTTTCCAATAATAGAAGTCATATGATGCTCCACTCCCGAACGTATTCAGGAAGATCACTCCTTACCCAGTCCAGCATGCTAAACATTCATGATCTTATCCCACGATTTAACTATTAAGCAAAACTCCTCGAAGAAAGAAAGTTTCGCATGGAAGACAACCCCCTTCAAATGCACGACAACAGTAGGTCAGGAAAATGTTAATAGTAAAGGAAGCATGATGTGGTACGAGAATGACGATCCAGGATATTTGGACAAGAAGACTCACATGCAAATTCAACTGCTATTGTTTGCATAACATCATCTCATGTTAGAAGCAACTGGAGTAGA containing:
- the LOC104118864 gene encoding serine/threonine-protein kinase Nek6-like, with amino-acid sequence METRIDDYEVIEQLERRAFGTAFLVLHRTDKKKYVLKKIPLAKQTEKSKRAANLEMNLIAKLSHPYILEYKDAWIEKGSCICIVTNYCEDGNIAEILRKSRGALFPEEKLCKWLTQLLLALEHLHSNRVHHRDLKLCNIFITKDNDIRLGGFGLAKLIDAEGFASSAAGTSSNMCPELLAGMPYGYKSDIWSLGCCMFEIAAHQPPFRAPDKIGLINKINRGSLSPLPIIYSSTLKQIIKSMLRKNSEHRPTAAELLRHQHLQPYLLLCHNPSSAYLPVKSPSSTKEKARPSPGKSSSPRDSRDRQLKLKEKRPVLYFDESDNIKPRNLSDNYNTFKAKLETKRVDPTSYSVRISQDSEDSKSGETSQVAICYGDDQTERLWQMGSTTTPNSSSSRAKTWSEELEHASPEHVKQFEECDRESCETKELEVLSSPADNEEAETNVVDSISGKPSGMTLSSEICSVKTRCFDEESTSSNSQPAKPDSVAEPRCYATDTENGSESREVANDCMSTESNGSLVHKDELEKKATMVNDTKQARKYALQALDNKVSQLKSLAALAGSERKDDWGNLTQQRAEALESLLEVCARLLKQEKIDELAGVLKPFGDDGMSSRETAIWLTKSLMTAQKLAKES